A DNA window from Brassica napus cultivar Da-Ae chromosome C1, Da-Ae, whole genome shotgun sequence contains the following coding sequences:
- the LOC125580249 gene encoding vacuolar-processing enzyme delta-isozyme-like: MSFLGHFQVLVFLYALLLFSAESRKTQLFDTESSADDGAEHENYGDKVDARDIPLLYLETKIQNAPVGSPQRQEAQKNLLEEINHRKQIDQNIIEILRLSLKQTDVLDLLTSTRTTGQPVVDDWDCYKTLVKSFKNQCGAKMEYDMKYAGALANICNMGVDVKQSVAAIEEACAH, encoded by the exons ATGTCTTTTCTTGGTCATTTTCaagttcttgtttttctttatgctcttcttcttttctcagCAGAATCCCGTAAAACCCAACTATTTGATACTGAATCTAGCGCTGATGATGGTGCAGAACACGAAAACTACGGGGATAAG GTCGATGCGCGAGATATCCCTCTGTTATATCTCGAGACGAAG ATTCAAAACGCTCCTGTGGGGTCACCTCAAAGACAAGAAGCTCAGAAGAATCTGCTTGAGGAAATAAATCACAGGAAACAAATCGATCAAAACATTATAGAGATTCTTAGACTTTCACTCAAACAAACCGATGTCTTAGATCTCTTAACTTCCACAAGAACAACAGGACAACCTGTTGTAGATGATTGGGACTGCTACAAGACTCTG GTTAAAAGTTTCAAGAATCAATGTGGAGCAAAGATGGAATACGATATGAAGTATGCAGGAGCACTTGCCAATATCTGCAATATGGGAGTGGATGTGAAGCAAAGTGTTGCAGCTATTGAAGAAGCTTGTGCCCATTAA